A genomic window from Salvia hispanica cultivar TCC Black 2014 chromosome 5, UniMelb_Shisp_WGS_1.0, whole genome shotgun sequence includes:
- the LOC125186823 gene encoding probable ribosomal RNA small subunit methyltransferase B isoform X2, producing the protein MEVVCSRVSFFHERSYTRIVSGVVPRFVCSTCVAVVQHNHRNTSRDNSATTSSTTRTRTRTGRPHTSTTGGNAGKLNLDISPHRAVSAVRLMRIELGGAFADLLNEQGKGSGDNEMGYVERTLGFRTRDLEDRDLRLVTEIVGGTTRWKRYLDHLILSLCHDQNAIKNMEPLLLQILRIGFYEILKLEMPPYAVVDEEKSLLPEPKVDGDDRQRARALATIHSHPVWMVRRWINQLGLDEAVKFMTWNNSDPGFSIRANTAKGFTRADLVGELEKLEVPYELSQHLEDFVRIRTGMQIIIQAGLLKKGFCSVQDESAGLVVRVVDPKPGDSIIDCCAAPGGKTLFMASCLNGQGSISAVDVNKGRLRILKETAKLHECDQVITTIHADLRALDANILKGDKVLLDAPCSGLGVLSKRADLRWNRKLEDMEELINLQDTLLDSASNLVKPGGVLIYSTCSVDPDENEERIAAFLLRHPEFSVDSVDKYVSPPFVSEGGFYSSSPVKHSLDGAFAARLIRST; encoded by the exons ATGGAGGTAGTGTGCTCTCGCGTATCATTCTTCCATGAGAGGAGCTATACGAGAATTGTGAGTGGAGTTGTGCCGAGGTTTGTTTGCTCTACTTGTGTAGCTGTGGTGCAGCACAACCATCGGAATACTTCCAGAGACAACTCTGCCACTACATCTTCGACTACTAGAACCAGAACAAGAACAG GTCGTCCACACACTTCAACTACTGGAG GCAATGCTGGGAAGCTGAATTTGGATATATCACCTCACAGAGCTG TGTCTGCTGTGAGATTGATGCGGATTGAGCTTGGTGGTGCATTTGCTGACCTGTTGAATGAGCAAGGCAAGGGTTCAGGGGATAATGAGATGGGATATGTTGAGAGAACTCTTGGTTTCCGCACCCGTGATCTAGAAGATAGAGATCTTCGGCTG GTTACAGAAATTGTTGGGGGTACCACCCGTTGGAAAAGATACCTTGATCATTTGATTCTTTCACTTTGTCATGATCAAAACGCCATCAAAAATATGGAACCTCTTCTACTTCAG ATTCTTCGAATTGGTTTCTATGAGATCCTAAAGCTTGAAATGCCTCCATATGCAGTTGTTGATGAG GAGAAAAGCTTGCTCCCTGAACCAAAAGTAGACGGTGATGACAGGCAGCGAGCACGTGCTTTGGCCACAATTCATTCTCATCCTGTT TGGATGGTGAGACGATGGATCAATCAACTTGGTCTTGATGAAGCAGTCAAGTTTATGACATGGAATAATTCTGACCCTGGTTTCAGCATCAG AGCGAACACAGCTAAAGGCTTCACAAGGGCGGATCTCGTTGGAGAACTTGAAAAGTTGGAG GTTCCATATGAACTTTCTCAGCACTTGGAGGATTTCGTCCGCATCAGAACAGGCATGCAG ATCATCATACAAGCTGGATTACTGAAAAAGGGTTTCTGTTCAGTCCAGGATGAGAGTGCAG GATTGGTGGTTAGAGTTGTGGATCCAAAACCTGGTGATAGCATTATCGACTGTTGTGCAGCTCCGGGTGGAAAGACTCTTTTCATGGCTTCGTGTCTGAATGGCCAAG GTAGCATAAGCGCAGTTGATGTAAACAAAGGCCGATTGAGAATCCTCAAAGAGACTGCCAAGTTGCACGAATGTGATCAAGTTATCACTACCATCCATGCTGATCTTCGTGCACTT GATGCTAATATCCTGAAAGGTGATAAAGTTCTGCTGGATGCTCCTTGTTCTGGATTGGGTGTACTATCTAAG AGAGCAGATTTGCGCTGGAATAGGAAACTGGAAGACATGGAAGAACTTATAAATTTGCAAGACACCCTTCTTGATTCAGCTTCTAA TTTGGTAAAGCCTGGTGGAGTACTAATATACAGCACCTGTTCAGTCGATCCTGATGAGAACGAAGAAAGAATTGCTGCTTTTCTTCTGAGACATCCG GAATTTTCTGTAGATTCGGTAGACAAATACGTGTCCCCCCCGTTTGTCAGTGAAGGTGGATTCTACAGCTCCAGCCCTGTCAAACACTCGCTCGATGGAGCCTTTGCAGCTCGTCTTATAAGATCTACCTGA
- the LOC125186823 gene encoding probable ribosomal RNA small subunit methyltransferase B isoform X1 — MEVVCSRVSFFHERSYTRIVSGVVPRFVCSTCVAVVQHNHRNTSRDNSATTSSTTRTRTRTGRPHTSTTGGNAGKLNLDISPHRAVSAVRLMRIELGGAFADLLNEQGKGSGDNEMGYVERTLGFRTRDLEDRDLRLVTEIVGGTTRWKRYLDHLILSLCHDQNAIKNMEPLLLQILRIGFYEILKLEMPPYAVVDENVKLAKAALRVGAGNMVNALLRKLLMLKEKSLLPEPKVDGDDRQRARALATIHSHPVWMVRRWINQLGLDEAVKFMTWNNSDPGFSIRANTAKGFTRADLVGELEKLEVPYELSQHLEDFVRIRTGMQIIIQAGLLKKGFCSVQDESAGLVVRVVDPKPGDSIIDCCAAPGGKTLFMASCLNGQGSISAVDVNKGRLRILKETAKLHECDQVITTIHADLRALDANILKGDKVLLDAPCSGLGVLSKRADLRWNRKLEDMEELINLQDTLLDSASNLVKPGGVLIYSTCSVDPDENEERIAAFLLRHPEFSVDSVDKYVSPPFVSEGGFYSSSPVKHSLDGAFAARLIRST, encoded by the exons ATGGAGGTAGTGTGCTCTCGCGTATCATTCTTCCATGAGAGGAGCTATACGAGAATTGTGAGTGGAGTTGTGCCGAGGTTTGTTTGCTCTACTTGTGTAGCTGTGGTGCAGCACAACCATCGGAATACTTCCAGAGACAACTCTGCCACTACATCTTCGACTACTAGAACCAGAACAAGAACAG GTCGTCCACACACTTCAACTACTGGAG GCAATGCTGGGAAGCTGAATTTGGATATATCACCTCACAGAGCTG TGTCTGCTGTGAGATTGATGCGGATTGAGCTTGGTGGTGCATTTGCTGACCTGTTGAATGAGCAAGGCAAGGGTTCAGGGGATAATGAGATGGGATATGTTGAGAGAACTCTTGGTTTCCGCACCCGTGATCTAGAAGATAGAGATCTTCGGCTG GTTACAGAAATTGTTGGGGGTACCACCCGTTGGAAAAGATACCTTGATCATTTGATTCTTTCACTTTGTCATGATCAAAACGCCATCAAAAATATGGAACCTCTTCTACTTCAG ATTCTTCGAATTGGTTTCTATGAGATCCTAAAGCTTGAAATGCCTCCATATGCAGTTGTTGATGAG aatgTGAAGCTTGCAAAAGCTGCACTGAGAGTTGGTGCTGGTAATATGGTTAATGCACTATTAAGGAAGCTACTGATGCTTAAG GAGAAAAGCTTGCTCCCTGAACCAAAAGTAGACGGTGATGACAGGCAGCGAGCACGTGCTTTGGCCACAATTCATTCTCATCCTGTT TGGATGGTGAGACGATGGATCAATCAACTTGGTCTTGATGAAGCAGTCAAGTTTATGACATGGAATAATTCTGACCCTGGTTTCAGCATCAG AGCGAACACAGCTAAAGGCTTCACAAGGGCGGATCTCGTTGGAGAACTTGAAAAGTTGGAG GTTCCATATGAACTTTCTCAGCACTTGGAGGATTTCGTCCGCATCAGAACAGGCATGCAG ATCATCATACAAGCTGGATTACTGAAAAAGGGTTTCTGTTCAGTCCAGGATGAGAGTGCAG GATTGGTGGTTAGAGTTGTGGATCCAAAACCTGGTGATAGCATTATCGACTGTTGTGCAGCTCCGGGTGGAAAGACTCTTTTCATGGCTTCGTGTCTGAATGGCCAAG GTAGCATAAGCGCAGTTGATGTAAACAAAGGCCGATTGAGAATCCTCAAAGAGACTGCCAAGTTGCACGAATGTGATCAAGTTATCACTACCATCCATGCTGATCTTCGTGCACTT GATGCTAATATCCTGAAAGGTGATAAAGTTCTGCTGGATGCTCCTTGTTCTGGATTGGGTGTACTATCTAAG AGAGCAGATTTGCGCTGGAATAGGAAACTGGAAGACATGGAAGAACTTATAAATTTGCAAGACACCCTTCTTGATTCAGCTTCTAA TTTGGTAAAGCCTGGTGGAGTACTAATATACAGCACCTGTTCAGTCGATCCTGATGAGAACGAAGAAAGAATTGCTGCTTTTCTTCTGAGACATCCG GAATTTTCTGTAGATTCGGTAGACAAATACGTGTCCCCCCCGTTTGTCAGTGAAGGTGGATTCTACAGCTCCAGCCCTGTCAAACACTCGCTCGATGGAGCCTTTGCAGCTCGTCTTATAAGATCTACCTGA